In Oncorhynchus gorbuscha isolate QuinsamMale2020 ecotype Even-year linkage group LG26, OgorEven_v1.0, whole genome shotgun sequence, the DNA window ATATACAGGACAGAACAAACTGCCTTAGAAATGGTATTATATTTCCTTCAGTTAGCAGTAAGGTATGTGTTTCCAGTTGAGCTCAAATATTTAATGTTCAACTTCAATGTTTTGGTCAATGTCTCCACCAAGTGGATTGTGTATGTAATTTCCCCATTACTTGTAGTTTTTAGTAAACCTTCTATAATAATTGGTGAAAATATGACCAGCCAAACAACAAATATTATAACAAGTATTGTGAGGACTGTACGTTGGTCAAATACAAGTCAATTGCACAAAGCTCAATAAAATATAAGTGCAGTGAAATAACAAATGGAAACTAAAATTGTTCTACTTCATATTTACCATTTCCAGCACCACCTCAACATCAACATTTGTGAAAATGGTGTGTTGTtttgaagtaaaaaataaagaggAAGATGATTCTGACTACTTGTGAGTAGGCATTAAATACAAAatggttgatgatgtcattggaaacatcTTTCTCAAtatttttttactacaaaacagaAATACGCAACTTACACATATGTTGATATTGggttggtgctggagatgatgaatatggaGTTGAAACATTGTGAAATGTTAATAACTGGAGATATGTATCCCATTGccattatttgtttttttctgTCTTCAGAGTCTTCCTTCTCCCCACTTCAGTGGCTACTGAGCCCACAGTGGCCCCCAGCATCCGCCCAACGGGCCCACCTACGAACAGGCCAACGAAAGCCCCCAGCAGAGACTCCATCCTCAGCATCTTGGGCAGCCTCCTCAGCCACCCTGTCAATCCCTGCCACAAGGACAAGAGaaatgagggagaggaggcaggagaaagagaggcaatACCCTCGGTGTCTATGTTCAGGTTGTGCacactcctctctgcctcctccctaaCTCTTGCCATCTCTTCATCGTCTAGCTCTTCCTCTGGAGGTGAGGCTGAGGAGGGCACCTCTTCATTTagctcctcttcccctcttctctgcCACACTATCTCTGCCTGCTTCTCTCTCACCCTGGCCTCAGCCTCCTGGTAGAGGGGGCAGCTGTAGAACTCCACCCCGCTCTCTTTTACAGTCTGTTCAACCTTCTCCAGCAGCTCTTCCACACTcttcctctcatccttctctcctctactcctcctctccagaGAGTGATAGCGGTCTCCACACGTCACCACCAGCTCCAGTAGGTCTTTGCGTCTGGTGGCGATGTACTCGTCCAGCTGTTGTCCCAGAACCATCTGGTCTGTGTGGGTAAAGAGGACCAGAGTGTGTCCACTGACTGCAGTGGGGCCAAAAACTTTCTCCAGGGCCTCCAGGGCCCGCAGCTCCATGTCAGCCGGCCGGTCCACAGGGACACACAGCAGGAAGGCATGAGGCCCCGGGGCCGACAGGGCCACGCAAGAGGAGACATGGTGCCTCACCTCCTCCGGGGGGCGCTCTGAGCAGAACCAGTCTTGGGCGACTACTACTGATACCTGCAGGCAAAAACAGTGTGTAATGTTAGAACCTCTGGTtgacatttaagtaatttaatcagtgtgtaggctactgtccTTAAAGAATCAACAAAGTATCTTACCCATCTCCCTGCAGTGCTTCTCACATTCTTGAGTGACAGCTGGCTCACTGGCAGTCTGGGTAATGAAAGCCTGGCGGCCCAGTATGGCGTTTCCAGCTGCACTCTGTCCTGCTCTTGTCCCGCCGAGCAGAACCAGCCTCAGCTCTGCATTGGGACAAGCCGAGGAGATGGAGTTTTCTTAGAAAGGGAGGATTTAGTAGCCCGCACACATCACAAGTTCTGTCATCTGATCTCTGCTTTTAGTTTCCGTTAACATTAGTACTGTTCAATAAGCAACGACTTTTGTATCTCTGAAATTTCTGCCAAAATATGTATTGTAACAATGGAGACATTGTACATATTTTTCCTGTGAGAGAAAAAATTATATAAATAGAACGAACTCGAACCACGAAACATCTCATAGGCTATACCAGGGTTTCCCACACTCGGtccgtttttttgtttgttgccctagcactacacagctgattcaaataacaaaCTCATTATcgagctttgattatttgaatcatctGTATAGTGTTAGGGCAACAAAAAAAAGTGCCACATAAAATGTAGCACAAGATGTAAACACGTTTTATCTACTGTCCAAAGAGACAGCTCAAGCGAAATGCGGAGACAGCCTACCCCACGTTCTAAAAACTGACAGGCCGAAAAGTGCGTGTGTGGCGAGTTAACAGCGCACACGCGAGTATGAAATAGTCGTAAACAAACGCGAAGTCAAAGCCTACACTTCCTGGAACCTGCGTGAATAATTGGTAGGCTACATGTACCTGTTTGTGGGGGACCTGATGCCATCTCTTGATTGTGAGATATTGCCAGATATTATTGCCGTATTTAGTATGAACGCTAGTCAACTTCCTCGTGCCTACGTCCTGACTCATTAGAAGAAGGACCAGTCTGTGCTGTGTGCTTCTGCAGTCTTCAGGGCGTAGCCGTACAGTCAATGCTCTTCAAGACAAGCCGGTTTTAGCCTGCTACGTTTTTGTAGTGTCTTTTGATGCAGTGAAACAAAAAGTAAAGTAGGCTGACTTCTTAAAATGCGAATTATGCATCAACATTCGAATCAATATGTTCATGGCATACTTGCTCGAGCTTCCAAAAAATCGAATCTCACGTGAGCACATTCTCTGTGTATACTGATAATCTGCCAGAATTGAAAGGGATGTGCATTATATTATGTCAGGGGCATTCAACCGGAGGTCCGcgaatataaatatttgtatttcAATGTTTTTAATGACTACTGCTAGCAACAACAGAATAAACTAATTTTGAATGACATACAATGACGTCAGTGTTATTTCTCAGTTTATTCATCACaatgacataataataatataataataatatatgccatttagcagacgcttttatccaaagcgacttacagtcatgtgtgcatacattctacgtatgggtggtcccggggatcgaacccactaccctggcgttacaagcgccatgctctaccaactgagctacgcagggtacagtgaaattcttaaacTTCAAGCTCCAATAGTGCAGGTCAAAATTATACAAAATGACACTCACTCGAGTGTCTGACATAGGCTTTGAAAAAGCACTTGCAAATAGGCCACCAGTGCAGAAGTGCCACTGGCTTTCTGGTAAGCTTTTTTGATTTGGACAAATGTTTGACAACTCATGgctaacctttgtttaaccagttAAACAGATGCTCTTAGCGAAAACGTGTTACCGTTCTACCTAATATGATATGCTAGAGTTTACACTTCCTCTTCCAAATTATGTGGggtcaaaataatgaaaaacgaTTGACCAAATatattcattttaaaatgttgattacttcATTCACCTGATAAGACTTTTTTTTTGGTGCTAATATAGAATGGGGGTCCCTGGAACACCGATTTGCCTGGAAAGCGGTCCCTTGGGAAGAACAGGTTGAAGACCATTGTGTTATGTCGATACTTATTATTTGTCGCCATcttcatatacacatacagtgatTGGTCGCCAAAAAGTTTGTTTACGTTTCTACCGGTTTGGCTAAATGGAGTAGGCCTACAGCTCTATCTAGTGGTCGCGTCGGGGACAACTGTTGTTGACAACGTAACGTTGTAACTGAGCGATTTTCATAACGCCTCGATGACACCAACAGTCAAGCGCAAAATggcgcagcatcatctggatatgcgTGCCACAAAAGTTAAACATTCACCTTCttctaccatttctgtcaagccgtctacgTTCAATCAATCCAATGTTTGCTCCACATATAATGCACAGCAACGCAATGTTGCAAGTCAAACGCAGAGTTCCATTGGAAATGTACTTCTGGTGAACCAAAATGCAAAACAATACCAGTGTGATCGAGGCGTAACCTTGACCTCGTTCTCCTAACCTGACACGTTTATTATACTAACCAGTCATGTTAGTTTGCTTAACTTTCCATTTAAATAAACCATCTGTGGCGACAAATCATCAGTATCACCAAACGTTCTCTCAATTTCTAACACGTAGGAATTAATCACGTAGCTGACCAAATTACACTAGATTTTACTTCTCGGTTTACAGAGATTAACAAAAATCCAAAGCAGGTCATTAGGGAAGGTTTTGCATTCCTCCCTGGCTGGGGAATAGAGGCATGTGGAAGCACAGACAGTGTTCTAGTTCTATTGTATGTGTAGAGAAAAGCATATCATCCTCAGTCTGACAAGGATCCTGAGGATTCACAGGTAGCTGCTGCAGTTTATGTACAATTCATTTACTCAAAAATAGCAATTTCAGTTGTAGGTATAACTGGCCTTAAAATGTAAATGATCTTGATACACTACAATGGTTTGTTACAATAAATACAAGCATTATTCATTCATTGGTTTGCGTTTAGGAGTCGGAACAACAGCTGTAGTTGAAAAAAGGTGGTGGGGTACATACCAGTCATAAGTCTGCATGTTGACACTGTCATTTTTATTGTCAACATTTCCATACTGTATACTCAGAGGAAGAAATGTATTCATGAAAATGTGGCTTACAGCTTTGTGCTTCAAAAGCTGCAAAACCCACAGTAGTTTGATTGCAGTTGCCTCAAAATGTTTCTACCGTATACAAATGTCATTTTACAATCAAAATCTAAACCTTAACTCAGTAAAATAGCATATATACAAAAGAACAAGTCATTATGTAATTACCTGGTAAAACAAACATGAACAGTTGTCAAATATATTATTTTCATGGTATGTTGATGGaagaggaacaatggtggactTGGGCCCTGGCTTGTCCTTTTGAGTAAAAACTAGCCTCTGGAGATACTGTATACACATAGAAAACACACACGCCCGCACACATTCACACAAGAACATACAGTTACATCTGAAGACGCTAACAGACATGCCAGAGGGAAAGAAAAGAGTGTTCATTAAAATAGGTTTCAGTAAAAAAATAAGGAAATTAACACATTTTAAAAACATGTTGAAAGTATTAATATCaacgttttccaatgccttgctgCATAAATAATTGTCTGCATCCCAAGCCACGCTTCTATAATGGGCACTCTCACTCCAAATGTTTTACTTCATGGCGAGGACACTCAGACGGGAAAGGAATGTTTCTGTTGGCTTCACAGCCCTGGCATGATGTAGGCAATATTGTCCAAGGTGTTGGACTGAAAGAGACATAAAAGGAGAGAAATGTTTCAGGCTGGCCTTATGCAACACACTTGCTATCACACAATGTGCTGTCACTACAGCCACATATTTTTACTTTACAGCCCAAGTGGGAGATGAAACCTTTCAGAACAACATTTCAAATAGATGGCAAGGTGTGAGTGATTTACCAAGACTTGGCGGGGACATCCGTTGAGCTGGGGGATCTGTGCTGTGAGGCAGGTCAGGGGTCCAAGGGCACACAAGATGGAGTCCAGCAGTACAGAGAGACTGCCTGACACCGCCACCATCCCCTGAGTGAGGTGAGAGCAGAGGCAGTTAGTCTAGTGGTCACACACAAATCTTTGTTCAATCTTTACTCATATGAATgatgacacatttcagttgtaggTGAAGAGAGTAAGTTTGGACACAACAGCTAAGTTAAAAGATACAGGGAAtagttggttggtgtgtgtgtacctctgtcTCCTGTAATCGGTGGCCGATGAGGGACAGGGACTCTCCCAGTAACTGCAGGTGGGCGGCCGCATCGATGGGGTCGACATCAGGGACCCGTGCTGGTGACAGGGACACACCCACAGACGCCCGGTTGGGGGACACCAGCCCTGCTCCCAGCCCCATGCCCTTCATAGAGCCTGAGATGCATACAAATACAACACATGCAGTGACCAACTGACCATGAGTCCTGTGGGCTACTGAGAGATAAAGCAGCATAGAGAAGGGACAGGACTACCGATTGActtgtaatcactgtcaaagctGATAGAGCTGCAAGGCCAATGTGGCTGCAGGGTGGATTCTTACTAGGGATGCGCCGATAtcacatttttggccgataccgatattTTCCTTGCTCCAAAAAAACGATACCGATATTTGACATTGTagcagccttttaagcattctagtgaGGTTAAATAgttaacgcacacacatagatgcagtggtctaaggcactgcatctcagtgcaagaggcgtcactacagtccctggttcgaatccagactgtatcacatccggctgtgattgggagtcccatagggcagcgcacaattggcccagcgttgtaacatttcacgtaaatcctgtttgtctgcatcgaagtagcggtccttgtagctagcatcgagcatggtggtgacacagtaaagaggctcagagagaatcgCTTGTTCACGGCCTAAGTTATAACCCCACGGTCGGTGTGGGCAGTTTTGTTGAGCAGACGTTTCGATGCCATGACAGAGGGTGTCTGCTGCAGACGAAGTTGATTATCTTatttctccagtcagttgttCGAATGACACTAGaagtgtgttcatgtttccaagtttcaaacatttcttaaatggaagcagcggtatgagaaccagcacattctcGAGCATGCAATTCCACGTTGAcacactgtgctgtcagactcgcTGGTCATAATAATGTCAGtcgtgacgcccatagcaagtagcatAATGAATTCCATTttcttggcgttaatggattttgcctttgcgttgtctcgctgaaatgttcttactcatTCAAATGACTGCTCAACTTGAACATGTTAAGTTGTTGGAAGTGCGCTTAGTAtttttctgcttttgttctgTGTACCGCTGTAGTCATCTACTTACATTATATacgtatgcacgtcagctttgacaccGGTTTTGCACATTGGTGTTAAACTAGACATTGGGCCGatgccgatgttggcatttttagctaatatcgtttGATTCCGATATGCTCACCGATTTACCGTGCATCCCTAGCTCTTACCTTTGCTTTTGACTCCATCTGTGGAGCTCTTGCGTTTGACTGTGGTGGCCTCAGCTTTGTTCTGCTTGTGCTGCAGGTACTGAGCTTTCTGCTTCCACACCTGTGTATATAGAAGCAATTTAGGCCATGAATCATGACTCATAGCATAGTGCTGGCGCGCTATTCTTAAATTGATTTCAAATTTTTATCAGAATTATCAATCAACTCTCTTCTTAAATTGGTCATTTCAAGTGAAACTTACCAGTTTATCTTTTTCTGGGAGCTGTTTCCACACCTCTGCCAACCTTTTGCTCAGCTCCCCGAACACTGCAAACACAGTAAAGCCTTTCTCTAAATTTTGTATAACATATGTACAACAATCATTAATAGTTACAATGTAATTCTAAAAAGGGATAACTCTGCCCACCTAGTCCTGGCTGCTCTGCATTGATGTTGACCCTGTACTCTTTACAGAACACCTGGTACGCTGTTGTGTTCTTCTTCTTGggctgagagagaaaggaggtgaagtgtatatatatatataaagcatTTCGCTCCAACagcaataacatttgctaaatctttgtatgtgaccaatcaaatttgatttgatatattatatatacacacactgtacaaaatGCAGGAACCACTGTCTAAAAGCCTAAACTACCCATTTGTTTTGGGTTCTTACCTTATCTTTCTCCTTCTCGtgcttctccctttccctctcctccttctttttcttcttctccatcATTGCTACTTCATTACTTTGATGATGGTGAGTAAGGATGGGAGTAGGGATGGGGGCCCCCATGGCATACATTCCACCAGCTGCAGAGTGATTGGCTGAGCCATGGGTATGGGTGTGGCCTCTCGATGGATCCCCTGGAGAAAGCATACAAGGAGCACATATTAGAATGCATAATTCAAGTAACTGTTGAAGTAACCAATGTTAAACATCGTTCTGCAATAGGACTAAGGCAGACTAGCGGCAGCGTTCCAAAAGTTTCTAATCACCTCCTGATCCTTTGCTGTGCTTCTTCTCTCTCCCGCCtttgtctttctccctgtccttctctttctcctttttcttCTTGCTTTTCTtgctcttcttctttttctttgaCAGATGCTTGTACGAGTCGTCTATCACCAGCTCTCCTGCCTCCAGTTCGCCCCCCGAGGAGGAGCTGTCTCCCCCCATACCCCCACCGTAGTGCCCTGACATacaagagagaggggacataggGTTCATGCAGGAATCAACACAAATACAGGAAAAGTGGTTAAGTGCACATACAAACGAGTTTCTAATAATGTCTCTCATAGCTATAAATTTAGCCAAAGGCCCTCTTACCCTCCACCTCCACTTCCTTCCCCACAACAGGCAGTGGATCTCGGCTCTGCTGCACCTTCTTGGGGACTTTAGAGAGCTGCTTCcgttctctgtccttctccttttTTATCCCCCCTtttgaggatgaggaggagtggggagggaagggaaagcCCTCTCCTTCGGCCTTCTCCTTAGGTGAGACCATGAGCTTCATCATCAGCCCATCCGGCTCACGTATGTTCAGGACATCTCCTTtaggggtaccggtaccaccATGGAACAGAGACGACGACTTGGAGGAGGAGTGCTTtttggaagaggaggatgaggacatAGGGCGGGAATGAGAGGAGTGGCTGCCTTTGCTTCCTCCGATGCTCCCATCACGTTTGCGGTCTTTGGAGAagtgggaggaagagaaggaggggtagGAGGGCTTCTTGTGCAGGTGTGGGCTCGGGTCTGAGCCGGTGGCCATAGGGGAGGTGATGGCCTGTAGGAGCCCCATGGCTGTGTCTGTGGGATgggaggaagacgaggaggacAGGGAAGGGGAGTGGTCCGACGACTTTCGCTTCTTCTTGTGGGGAGGTGGGCCTGAGCCTTGCTGGTCTGGTAAAGAACATCGTGAAGGGAGATTGAGAACATAATGAATCGGTTCAGCAAAAAATTCACGCAAATAATTCAATCTTTTTTATTGACAGAGCAGAATTCCTTCCTCCTTTACCTCTGTAATAGTAGTCTTCACTgtgctttttcttcttcttgtgaGAGTCCCCTCCCAATAAGAAAGGTTCTGAGTCCTAAATGAAAAAGTCAGGATTTGACTAAATTTACTTACAGCCAACAGAAACTACATAGCACTTCATTTTGAAACCAGTGTTCTGCTGTTACCTTGGGCCGTTTCTTGGAGGACTTGCGGACCTGTGCAgcaatctcctcctcctctctgagcAGGTCCTTGTatgatctcctcttctctctctgactgcgaCCAGCCACAAGGCCCACTTCcccttccatccctacctctGAGAAAGAGGGAGTTGTAATGCACACTGGGAACTTCAGGCATTGCATGACAATTGGAATGATGATGATGACTTTTAATAACTATATTATTGACAGATTTCTTCAAAAGAACATAAGAGGTACTAGAGGAAAGAACTGGCACAAATTACCAACTACTCCTTTCTTCTTGATCTCCTCAAAAGCCATGATCTCTTTTTTCTCCTCAACAGGCTTGCTCGTCTCTCTGTGTCACTAACAATAACAAGATATTAGAACACAGTCATAGGGATATGGAGGAAACATCAGCCACTGACTCAGCCAATATAACAGACAAGCAACTTTGACTTGGAGCAGTTTTACTGCAAAATACAGGATATTTACATTGCACTGTGAATGGAAGGATGTAAAAAAATAAGAGACAGACAACAATAAAGAAGTATTTTAACACCAAATTGATCAAACTGAGTAAACCCCTTCAAAAAGCAAGAAGTGCCTTGTTTACAACTCGCCACCACATATGGTTGATGAGAGAGGACATTCAATTTCTGTAATTGATGTCTCTCCTTAAAGTTTGGATAACACTATACACATTGATAAATGGCATGCTTGAGCCTATAGTAATAATAGATACATTACAAAACTGAAGTGTGTTTAGGCAATTGAAGGATAAATTCCCGCCTACTTTCGAaaaaatacacaaacacacccccttTCATTAGCTGAGAGTCCCTAACTCCCAACGTTTGGAACCTCTTCTAACTCGTATTGCTGACTATGTGCTGGGTTATCCGGAAGGTACTGCAATAGCAGTCCGTGGCTTCTTTTGCAGCTAGGCCTATGTCAGTCTAAACGGACAAAGAAAGTAATTTTCATGCATTTGGTTCAGAAATTCTGTTTAGCATGCTGAGGTGAGAATATGTGAATTTTACTGTCGCAAAGTGAGAAGAAATGTACAATTATATGTAATTTTACTACCTCTCCGGAATCACCAATTTACGCGGTTCCAGTCGCCATCTTTGATATCAGTCTACAACGATGCGTATCGGCAGGGGGAGGGACTTGACTGTGATGTAGCGAATCAGAACAATGAAATCGTGTACGTTATTGTAGTGCACAATGTCAATTGGCTGGAAATATACATTGCGTCTGTTAATTTGGAGATATTGTAACCAATTTGTAACCATTACTTTTCATGTAGTAATTCTATGAATGGATCATGATAACTACATTAACTGACAATGCATATTAATGTTACACCGTATTTTCTTATAAAGCAGAGGCAACAAATATttccaaatattttttttaatccattAATTCAGATTGTTACAAACATTTACAACAATGAccatgatttttttattttttttacagtaaaCATTCATGTACAACACATGCAAGGCAACAGAAAAAAGGCAGTGACATAAAGATGCTGAGAGGAAGACCAAAACAACAGTCAAGGGTAATGAGTTCATAAAGATCTTTTTTATTTACTTTATCACAGAAGTATGCCCATTACTCCGCCATAAACAGAAGAATGTATCCACAAAGAGAgccccctctacctatcccccaaATTCTGCTTCTGTAGACTGAGTGACGTGAAGCTGGCCAGCAAGTCGGTTACCTCATCAACCTGAAACAGAAGAGAAGCCATAATTGTCACCTATGAAGACTCATTCAGTCTTGTAAAAAAAATGATACCAATTGGTTGTGTTACCATTTGGTTCAATGCCAAaaaacatgtgtgtgtgagagagagtgagttaaaCACAAATGTGTCTTACCTGTTCTTTGGTGCGTGTGTGCTGCAGCTGTGTTGAGATATGATCcagtctctctctggcctcaCTCTGTCCCATCACATTCAGGTACTCCCTCAGCATCTGAATGATCTACAgagccatggagagagagaatttcAGACTGCACCAAATAAATGTTGGTATACTAATGTTTACATAGTGCTGTAGTAATAACCCCTTACTACCTGTGTGACCTCCCCTCTAAGAGTTTCTATACTCCTCGAGTCTCCTTCCTGCAGGATGTTGAGTTTGGAGCGTGCCAGGTGCAGGGGGGTCCTTCCTGCTCGGTCTAGGGCATCCACACGTGCGCCTGAACAGAAACACAACATTAACAAGTTATTATTAGcaggtgtacagtatgtatgtccaTGTGCCTTCATACCGTATGGCTTCTCACCTCCTCTCAGCAATGTGGTGATTACAGGCACGTGGTTGGTACAGGCTGCTGCAGAGACAGGTGCAGAAGTGGAAAGATTGtggaaaatatacatttttcagACATGGAAAAGTTCAATCAAAATAAAATGTTCATCTTTTACGTTTCTACCATTGGGACCTAAAGTAGAAATGTTGTACACCCCTGAACTAAATGCTATACTTTCGGTGACGTGTTGTTCTCACCCAGATGGAGAGGGGTGTTCCCAAGGCCATCCCGCTGGTTAGGGTCAGCGCCGTAGCTCAGAAGAAGTTGCACTGGAAGGAAGGGGACGAGTTAATCATTTGTTCACAGTAATGCTGCTGTGACTATTATTAGTTCATAACAATGTCATTACTGTTGAGTAATGAATCATGAGCCCCTTGCACTTCTCACTTTGACTTACCAATGCTCTCGTTGCCATTAcaggaggagaagtggagggcTGTTCTTCCTTTGTCATCTGCTGCACAAGGGTCTACGTCTTCTTGAAGAAGCCTGCGCACTGGATAAAAAAAGAGACAGAAACGTTAAACACCTGAAAGAGATACCATATATTACTTAGTCTTGTTAAGTCTCACAATAGTTGATGTTCCAATAGTTATTTTCAGTGCCTACCTGTATCAATGTCGTTGCCATTGGCAGCCTCTCGAAACCTCTTCACCGCTAGAGAGAATGAAAAACAAGCTAAAGTTTAGGTAAACATCAGGTTTGAGTGCTTTGAGTGTTGACATGCCTATCACCGTCTGATGTGTTAGGCTAGTATAATGCATACTGATGATACTTTTGTCAAAGTTCAGGAGCCATAGGCAGATGCCTTGCATGACATCCCATCCCTCCGCAACATTCACACAGCTTTACACAGCTTTACACTATTCACACCTCGTGATTGGGTGTGGAATTCACGGCTCTCTCCATcaacaacattttttttctctGCAATTTTGAGTGTGTGGAATTTCTGTACCATAAATATCTTTTCCAATGGGCCCCACATTTCGCCGGGCTCTCCCTTGTCGCCTCGCTCTACACCCTGTCACCTTCCCGGGTTTGCTGCTCGCCACACCCGCCCCTGGCCCAACTCGACTGGGTTCCCATAGCAAGTGGAGGTACCGAAGTTCTTGTTCAGCGGTCTGTCCTGTACGACTCAATCTCACGGTGCCCTCTCCAAAGCCAGTTATCCCAAATCCCTCAGCAGCACCACCATCCACCCTCTCATCGTGTATCTTTAGTTCACCCCCTTTCTCCTCCGCTTCTTTTGGTCCAGTCTCCACCGTGTATTCACCCTCGGAGCTTGAACGTTCATCGTCAGAAGCTCTTGCAACAATTGGACTCCACCCGTCCATGTTCAACGACTCATGTGGAAGATTTATTTGGGTGTTTCGCTCTTCAAAATGATCCTCGTTCGCAAGCCAGTACTAGGAGCTACAAAAATAGTCATTTATGTTGATGAACTCACTTGCAACTTTGAATACGTCGTTTATTTTCTCCGTTGCCATCGCTGGCTCTAGAACATCAATACAGAAACGATTCTATGCATATCTCCCATTGTGGCTCATATGTTCATGCTTCGAATTCAAGATACGTCCCTATTACAAGAACCAAAATGTCTCCTGTTTCATAATTTCAATTATCACGAGAACAAGCCGTAAAAGGCGGTCCTATTGTAAAGAGAAACGTTGACAATGACTATTACCAATCAGAGCCTACGTTGTTCGTTCTCTCCAAACAAAGCACCCACCCCCGTGCAAAATAAGCAAATGAGCAAGCAGGACAGGCGAGATGTGTACTACAGTATTCTATATCTGGTTAGTTCTATATGAGCTCCTCGGGACCATAATGTTAAACCTTATCCTAATCATTATGCGTTTCAACTTCAATGGGGGGTGTCCCAGATAGCAAGGAACATTGAATATCTTTAATCAAATTTGATATTATGAATAAAATCATGGATGCTGTTGCACTCAATAAATCTTGAAAACAGATACAATTTAGAGTGAAGAAATTCAAGAAATATTATTTGCCC includes these proteins:
- the hmgxb4a gene encoding HMG domain-containing protein 4a, which produces MAFEEIKKKGVVEVGMEGEVGLVAGRSQREKRRSYKDLLREEEEIAAQVRKSSKKRPKDSEPFLLGGDSHKKKKKHSEDYYYRDQQGSGPPPHKKKRKSSDHSPSLSSSSSSHPTDTAMGLLQAITSPMATGSDPSPHLHKKPSYPSFSSSHFSKDRKRDGSIGGSKGSHSSHSRPMSSSSSSKKHSSSKSSSLFHGGTGTPKGDVLNIREPDGLMMKLMVSPKEKAEGEGFPFPPHSSSSSKGGIKKEKDRERKQLSKVPKKVQQSRDPLPVVGKEVEVEGHYGGGMGGDSSSSGGELEAGELVIDDSYKHLSKKKKKSKKSKKKKEKEKDREKDKGGREKKHSKGSGGDPSRGHTHTHGSANHSAAGGMYAMGAPIPTPILTHHHQSNEVAMMEKKKKKEEREREKHEKEKDKPKKKNTTAYQVFCKEYRVNINAEQPGLVFGELSKRLAEVWKQLPEKDKLVWKQKAQYLQHKQNKAEATTVKRKSSTDGVKSKGSMKGMGLGAGLVSPNRASVGVSLSPARVPDVDPIDAAAHLQLLGESLSLIGHRLQETEGMVAVSGSLSVLLDSILCALGPLTCLTAQIPQLNGCPRQVLSNTLDNIAYIMPGL
- the LOC124015768 gene encoding ankyrin repeat domain-containing protein 54-like isoform X2: MDGWSPIVARASDDERSSSEGEYTVETGPKEAEEKGGELKIHDERVDGGAAEGFGITGFGEGTVRLSRTGQTAEQELRYLHLLWEPSRVGPGAGVASSKPGKVTGCRARRQGRARRNVGPIGKDIYAVKRFREAANGNDIDTVRRLLQEDVDPCAADDKGRTALHFSSCNGNESIVQLLLSYGADPNQRDGLGNTPLHLAACTNHVPVITTLLRGGARVDALDRAGRTPLHLARSKLNILQEGDSRSIETLRGEVTQIIQMLREYLNVMGQSEARERLDHISTQLQHTRTKEQVDEVTDLLASFTSLSLQKQNLGDR
- the LOC124015768 gene encoding ankyrin repeat domain-containing protein 54-like isoform X1, with the translated sequence MDGWSPIVARASDDERSSSEGEYTVETGPKEAEEKGGELKIHDERVDGGAAEGFGITGFGEGTVRLSRTGQTAEQELRYLHLLWEPSRVGPGAGVASSKPGKVTGCRARRQGRARRNVGPIGKDIYAVKRFREAANGNDIDTVRRLLQEDVDPCAADDKGRTALHFSSCNGNESIVQLLLSYGADPNQRDGLGNTPLHLAACTNHVPVITTLLRGGEKPYGMKAHGHTYCTPANNNLLMLCFCSGARVDALDRAGRTPLHLARSKLNILQEGDSRSIETLRGEVTQIIQMLREYLNVMGQSEARERLDHISTQLQHTRTKEQVDEVTDLLASFTSLSLQKQNLGDR
- the LOC124016358 gene encoding LOW QUALITY PROTEIN: GTPase IMAP family member 7-like (The sequence of the model RefSeq protein was modified relative to this genomic sequence to represent the inferred CDS: deleted 1 base in 1 codon); the encoded protein is MASGPPQTELRLVLLGGTRAGQSAAGNAILGRQAFITQTASEPAVTQECEKTAGRWVSVVVAQDWFCSERPPEEVRHHVSSCVALSAPGPHAFLLCVPVDRPADMELRALEALEKVFGPTAVSGHTLVLFTHTDQMVLGQQLDEYIATRRKDLLELVVTCGDRYHSLERRSRGEKDERKSVEELLEKVEQTVKESGVEFYSCPLYQEAEARVREKQAEIVWQRRGEEELNEEVPSSASPPEEELDDEEMARVREEAERSVHNLNIDTEGIASLSPASSPSFLLSLWQGLTGWLRRLPKMLRMESLLGAFVGLFVGGPVGRMLGATVGSVATEVGRRKTLKTEKNK